In Thermocrinis minervae, a single genomic region encodes these proteins:
- a CDS encoding metal ABC transporter solute-binding protein, Zn/Mn family, which translates to MRVLIFLFLALSLSFAQLRVVATYPWIGDLVKRIGKDRVDVFILAKPTEDPHFVVPKPSFIARLRSADLLVIQGASLEVGFVPVLLQQSNNPKIQPGREGFLDLSGFVRLIEKPQSVSRAMGDVHPEGNPHYNLDPHNIPILARAIKEKLCSLDRSGCASYEENLRVFEREWSDRLREWDRRLSVLRGQKVVSYHMLYDYLLLRYGAQLVGTIEPLPGIPPTPRHTQELVGLVRSQGVRLILQDVYHEKRTAQYIASQTGARVVELPHDGYNLVELFNTISIKLEEALR; encoded by the coding sequence ATGAGGGTGTTAATCTTTCTTTTTCTAGCTCTTTCCCTTTCCTTTGCCCAGCTTAGGGTGGTTGCCACGTATCCCTGGATAGGTGACCTGGTGAAGAGGATAGGTAAGGACAGGGTGGATGTTTTTATCCTAGCAAAGCCTACAGAAGATCCTCACTTTGTAGTTCCCAAACCTTCCTTTATCGCAAGGCTCCGGAGTGCTGACCTTCTGGTAATACAAGGTGCTTCCTTGGAAGTAGGCTTTGTTCCTGTGCTCCTTCAACAGTCTAACAACCCAAAGATACAGCCGGGTAGAGAGGGTTTCCTGGATCTGTCTGGGTTTGTCAGGCTGATAGAAAAGCCTCAAAGCGTGTCAAGGGCCATGGGAGATGTCCATCCTGAGGGTAACCCTCACTACAACCTAGACCCTCATAACATACCCATCCTAGCAAGGGCCATAAAGGAAAAGCTCTGTTCCCTTGACCGTTCAGGGTGTGCTAGCTACGAGGAGAACCTGAGGGTCTTTGAAAGAGAATGGTCTGACAGACTCAGAGAGTGGGACAGAAGACTTTCCGTATTAAGGGGCCAGAAGGTAGTATCGTACCACATGCTCTACGACTACCTTCTCCTTAGGTACGGTGCTCAGCTCGTAGGGACAATAGAACCCCTTCCTGGTATACCACCTACACCAAGGCATACCCAGGAGCTCGTAGGTCTTGTAAGATCCCAGGGAGTCAGACTCATACTCCAGGACGTGTACCACGAAAAGAGGACTGCCCAGTATATAGCATCACAGACGGGCGCGAGGGTAGTAGAGCTCCCGCACGATGGCTACAACCTGGTGGAGCTCTTTAACACCATAAGCATCAAGTTGGAGGAAGCTCTAAGATGA
- a CDS encoding metal ABC transporter permease translates to MMDILWPALLLSFVLLGIHAYFGREIIKRGVIFTDLAVGQLSAVGVALALLLNSEIHVLSVLFALLGGLLVLLFERSQYKEALIGLLYALGVSSVYLILSKSPHGAEDFLRLTAADILFVPMQEILKTAVAYSFIGLLLFVRSKFLEGFLKELTFYLLFAFTVSSSVKLAGVVVVFSILLAPALVSLFLMDNLLFAWLWGAAVNTVAMIISYKLDLPTGFSVAFLQALCSLCVFFLRMVKTS, encoded by the coding sequence ATGATGGACATACTTTGGCCTGCTCTCCTGCTCTCTTTTGTACTCCTTGGCATACATGCTTACTTTGGTAGGGAGATAATAAAAAGAGGTGTCATCTTTACAGATCTTGCAGTGGGCCAGCTCTCAGCCGTGGGTGTTGCCCTGGCCCTCCTTCTAAATTCAGAGATCCATGTCCTTTCTGTGTTATTTGCCCTTTTGGGAGGTCTTTTAGTCCTGCTCTTTGAGAGGTCCCAGTACAAGGAAGCTCTGATAGGCCTTCTCTATGCCCTTGGCGTATCCTCCGTTTACCTTATCCTTTCCAAGTCACCCCACGGTGCGGAGGACTTTTTAAGGCTTACCGCCGCTGATATCCTCTTTGTACCCATGCAGGAGATACTAAAGACGGCAGTGGCTTACAGTTTTATAGGCCTCCTCCTGTTTGTGAGATCTAAGTTCCTTGAGGGTTTCCTGAAAGAGCTTACCTTCTACCTTCTCTTTGCCTTTACTGTATCCAGCTCTGTGAAGTTAGCGGGTGTTGTTGTGGTGTTTAGCATACTCCTTGCTCCTGCCCTGGTAAGCTTGTTCTTGATGGACAACCTTCTCTTCGCCTGGCTATGGGGTGCTGCCGTAAACACTGTAGCCATGATCATCTCTTACAAGCTTGACCTTCCTACAGGATTTAGCGTGGCCTTCCTTCAGGCTCTGTGTTCCCTCTGCGTCTTTTTCTTGAGGATGGTGAAGACCTCGTAG
- a CDS encoding efflux RND transporter permease subunit, with protein sequence MYRFFIRRPVTSWMLMFSFILLGLYSYFNIPIDRLPNVDFPTVTISTTYNGADAQTVDAVVTRQIEDELATISGIEYIASSSYYGTSRISVVFSLEKDVDVAAQEVRDAVQRAYGRMPIGVDPPVVRKVDTSGVPVFVMLLHSKTADYQTLAYYADKLIRRDVERIYGVGEVDLGGFRDNVLWVRINPEKLWARGLTPSDVAQVVQNNLLNSPAGSIYGTQRDYVLRLYGKPEKPEDLGLSSLPNGLQLRDVAKVYFGEDEKRGMARFMGEQAIVIVVYKQSNANTVQVVDAVKKKMEEWNKRLPAGMRLDYTFDASIFIKDSVRAAIEEIVMGSFLTAVVVYLFLGSLRVTFVPVFAIPVALLGTIFFLYIKGDSLNTFTLLAMAVAVGIVIDDAIVVLESIFRRAQEGLNPLEAAELGTRIVIFALLASTASLIVVFLPVLFLKGVIGKFFSGFVFTLIVAIAISYLVSLSFTPMATARLVGVSHENKFMRAYAKFEALFDKALLWSLRHKLFVIVISLVTAVLGFFLFQKTKKEFFPVVDEGRFLVRFETPIGSSFDFTEQKTREIEAILRRNPYVDRFGVAMGQGVAGRPDVNGGMGFVYLKSGKRPHMTVIMNQLRNEFSKLRDVRVSVESAPISLGLGRQTDVQYVVKGPYLEELQRIADAYMRDFGNRPGFKDVDTDLRLNEPQVRIIPDRQKLADLGIDVKAVSDTLQILFGKYKVGTYEVGSESYNAYIKADEDFIKEVENLKKVYVRAKNGNLVPLYDVVQIQQGPGYHVINRFNRQYSFTLYANLSGSKDLASALSEVESWLQANLPPGYSYERVGQAREFARSFQGFGFSVLVALLGVYMILASLFESYRLPFIVLLMVPLAAMGAFGLLSLTGTSLSVPSYFGIILLIGIIVRDAVLFIERILQLEKEGVSSREAILQARRERLRPILMTTLTVVAALLPVALGLTAGSEFRKPLAVAIIGGILSGLPLSLFLLPVLYEVFTILKKKTQREHRA encoded by the coding sequence GGATAGAGTACATAGCCTCCTCAAGCTACTACGGAACCTCTAGGATAAGCGTAGTCTTTTCCCTGGAAAAGGATGTAGATGTGGCAGCCCAGGAAGTGAGGGATGCTGTACAAAGGGCATACGGAAGGATGCCCATAGGTGTAGACCCGCCTGTAGTTAGAAAGGTAGACACGAGCGGTGTTCCCGTGTTTGTAATGCTCCTCCACTCAAAGACGGCTGACTACCAAACCCTGGCCTACTATGCAGACAAGCTCATAAGAAGGGATGTGGAGAGGATATACGGCGTTGGAGAGGTAGATCTTGGTGGTTTTAGGGATAACGTCCTATGGGTTAGGATAAACCCAGAAAAACTTTGGGCTAGAGGGCTTACACCCTCTGACGTGGCACAGGTAGTCCAGAACAACCTTCTCAACTCCCCAGCTGGTAGTATCTATGGCACGCAGAGAGATTACGTGCTCAGGCTGTACGGCAAGCCAGAGAAACCCGAAGATCTTGGTCTGAGCAGTCTACCCAATGGCTTACAACTCAGGGATGTAGCCAAAGTCTACTTTGGAGAGGATGAAAAGAGGGGTATGGCAAGGTTCATGGGAGAGCAGGCCATAGTAATCGTGGTGTACAAGCAGTCCAACGCCAACACGGTACAGGTGGTAGATGCTGTAAAGAAGAAGATGGAAGAGTGGAACAAAAGGCTTCCAGCAGGTATGCGCCTTGATTACACCTTCGACGCTAGCATCTTCATAAAGGACAGCGTCAGGGCTGCCATAGAAGAGATAGTGATGGGAAGCTTCCTTACAGCTGTGGTTGTCTATCTCTTCCTGGGTTCTTTAAGGGTTACCTTCGTGCCTGTCTTTGCTATACCCGTGGCACTCCTTGGTACTATCTTCTTCCTATACATAAAGGGGGACTCGCTCAACACCTTTACCCTTCTTGCCATGGCTGTGGCCGTGGGTATAGTGATAGACGATGCCATAGTAGTCCTGGAGAGCATCTTCAGAAGGGCTCAGGAAGGTCTAAATCCCTTGGAGGCCGCAGAGCTCGGTACTAGGATAGTAATCTTTGCCCTACTTGCCTCTACAGCCTCGCTGATAGTGGTATTCTTACCCGTTCTGTTCCTGAAGGGTGTCATAGGTAAGTTCTTCTCGGGTTTTGTCTTCACCCTTATAGTGGCCATAGCTATATCCTACCTGGTCTCGCTGAGCTTTACCCCTATGGCCACGGCTAGGCTCGTGGGCGTCTCTCATGAGAACAAGTTTATGAGAGCCTACGCAAAGTTTGAAGCCTTGTTTGATAAAGCCCTCCTTTGGTCTTTGAGACACAAGCTTTTTGTGATAGTCATATCCTTGGTTACTGCTGTCCTCGGCTTTTTCCTATTCCAGAAGACAAAGAAGGAGTTTTTCCCAGTGGTGGACGAAGGGAGGTTCCTAGTCAGGTTCGAAACACCCATAGGATCCTCCTTCGACTTTACAGAGCAGAAGACGAGGGAGATAGAGGCTATACTGCGCAGAAACCCTTACGTAGACAGGTTTGGTGTAGCCATGGGACAGGGTGTGGCGGGAAGGCCGGACGTGAACGGTGGAATGGGCTTTGTGTACCTCAAATCGGGGAAGAGACCTCACATGACAGTCATAATGAACCAACTGAGGAACGAGTTTTCCAAGCTTAGGGATGTAAGGGTGAGCGTTGAGTCTGCGCCCATATCGTTGGGGCTTGGGCGCCAGACGGACGTTCAGTACGTAGTAAAGGGCCCTTACCTAGAAGAGCTTCAAAGGATAGCAGACGCTTACATGAGGGATTTTGGAAACAGGCCCGGGTTTAAAGACGTAGACACAGACCTAAGGCTTAACGAGCCCCAGGTCAGGATAATCCCAGACAGGCAGAAGCTTGCAGATCTGGGCATAGACGTAAAGGCTGTTTCAGACACGCTCCAGATATTATTTGGAAAGTATAAGGTAGGTACTTATGAAGTAGGATCCGAAAGCTACAACGCCTACATAAAGGCAGACGAAGACTTCATCAAAGAGGTTGAAAACCTAAAGAAGGTCTATGTCAGGGCAAAGAACGGGAACCTAGTGCCCTTGTACGATGTGGTTCAGATACAGCAGGGACCTGGTTACCACGTGATAAACAGGTTCAACAGGCAGTACTCCTTTACCCTATACGCCAACCTCTCAGGTAGCAAAGACCTGGCAAGTGCACTGTCAGAGGTAGAAAGCTGGCTTCAAGCCAACTTACCCCCTGGATACAGCTACGAAAGGGTAGGACAGGCCAGGGAGTTTGCTAGATCGTTCCAAGGGTTTGGCTTTTCCGTGTTGGTAGCCTTGCTAGGAGTTTACATGATCCTGGCAAGCCTCTTTGAAAGCTATAGACTTCCTTTCATAGTGCTTTTAATGGTGCCTCTTGCAGCCATGGGAGCTTTTGGACTCCTCTCCTTGACGGGTACATCTCTAAGCGTACCCTCCTACTTTGGCATCATACTCCTCATAGGAATAATAGTGAGGGATGCCGTCCTGTTCATTGAACGTATACTACAGCTGGAAAAGGAAGGTGTAAGCTCAAGGGAGGCTATACTCCAAGCAAGAAGGGAGAGGTTAAGACCCATACTCATGACTACTCTCACTGTAGTAGCTGCCCTACTTCCTGTTGCTCTAGGACTCACAGCAGGTTCAGAGTTTAGAAAGCCTCTGGCCGTGGCTATAATAGGTGGTATCCTATCAGGCCTACCCCTGAGCCTCTTCCTGCTTCCCGTACTCTACGAGGTCTTCACCATCCTCAAGAAAAAGACGCAGAGGGAACACAGAGCCTGA